A genome region from Tenebrio molitor chromosome 4, icTenMoli1.1, whole genome shotgun sequence includes the following:
- the LOC138127898 gene encoding serine/threonine-protein kinase Wnk-like isoform X4: MDTFIFDRHVYEMDKGEKSANSPTIPRKGSEASTTSKSSTKSFHGWTKSLTRHSSKGAGHKRTLSNASAKPCDVGEEAAQEVAACGPSSPARAQPCQISTPVKNDAPALGKFDSIEYIDQTSTSPEVITNKGYHTVDDERVKTKPKPKVKSKPLGGKKKSKKEKAKSSSFNSEDDARKEVAVKTATTSVVTTNGVTTTTSLNRYTFTKIDDNEFNAEKKERTHSCSSIPYDNIIENLAPFRKRFCNIQLFNENEDRRKFDKPKDKPIRISSEFRSDIEKIIDGLIDMAFQIIQKNGLQVEKSTKKKLSADLTYTNRLRCITGDVLTPKIVTHTPSADNLLDARNFVEEYEEYHDSCSEIPDATLAANQVITELSDNVDRIIAEKFRNKKSVKHGGVTCLIPVETDSNAEDEPEAQNDKRLLEVGTRYNIPKNLFLNTEMTEITEQTIDELHRNDENAENSGDIEKPLVVDLNRPKEDDDDVYRPIAVSPDGRFFKYEEEIGRGSFKTVYRGLDTQTGVAVAWCELQEKKLNKAERQRFREEAEMLKKLQHPNIVRFYNYWETPGNKKKNIVLVTELMLSGTLKTYLRRFKKINPRVLKSWCRQILKGLAFLHSRSPPIIHRDLKCDNIFITGTTGLVKIGDLGLATLKNRSFAKSVIGTPEFMAPEMYEEHYDEGVDVYAFGMCMLEMATSEYPYSECTGPAQIYKKVISGVKPASFEKVQNPEVKDVIESCIRPRKEDRPKVKDLLTHAFFEEDFGLKVEVVSQADNKVVFRLRVIDPKKRTHKHKENEAIQFEFDLETDRIDTISEEMAKSGIIFEEDAKTVAQLLKAQIALINKEREQRNKEKEALAQQLQYRQYLQQQVEHISQQQTAANVAVQQQQQQLAQQQEYAQQQSIEQQYQQEQVQYVQQKSDPGIVQYAIQPEPMQQQQQQIYQQQEPHQQSPPILQRQQSMEPNYVVEGYPQQAEYLQVQQNDSQQHKLSSISQPELLHAMPSQTEHRLSVDSQLEAHSQSIIQEQQNYQQQPYQQNYQQQQPAQNYQQQQQQPAQNYQQQQPQQPAQNYQQPQQPAQSYQPPQQPAPQNYQQQQQPAQNYQQQQQTAPQSYPQQQTAPQNYQQQQQPAQNFQQPQQPQPAQNFQQQPAQNYQQQQPAQNYQQTYQTQQSYAEQPVIHGQRVSTVAPPNIQQQEYTQQQQQKNILIQQQQQNYQQPAATYQQQQPPPVYQQQQSYIQPKVEQSYPEPQQPQQQPPPQQFVQQQSVDHSAQQMYQQQQQFHNYVDPQQQQQQQQVMSQPTPQQQPPAELVEQQHPGGHRLSGEVPPPMNLVELQQKLAQQHRVSTASLPPMATFEAAPVDSRRLSTVSQPPSMQEYVQQQQIPEKDPLDELPNKDESKEDVSTSEQVSEETSTEDKPKPRKHRSSSSRQQLVVQNVHPDGTVECQLLCKQKTISFKFNRYDTSPADIIDGMIKQELLKTGPHKHLNDHLKDVMEQLKKNPDKVPDTQKPYVQKVRHASLTRYSHKKTHRRHRSRDDSSGQMLIKPGYDTYEDTFQGLKSTLSEKLTQNLRCRESLNSSGTVSRKTSTASDYTPENTYVSNNRVDQSTTVSFSSDTCVSALKHPAEVVEDAVKTEPDGHHEIVKDELNDSLKRKDVKLLPGQKVDLKVIILRTEAEAHGEEIEQPKEEVEKVEEKVEVAVLKVPQRKISRFLVSPVLSGELDLPKDKDFGSGTPEVTPEEDSATKSDALRKTSAPVESTSKGLDVDKPNEQKVSVCSLKEESTTSKEEPAIMCGPEMINTLEQLKISLDNLKNSMHPKKESSETDPKKIIVGTANQQQFIAAAVTTFGTQQQPMVQMPQIPPQQQNVAVTQPPVAVAQQPPPQQYAPPPQQNLILQQQPNYQQPVSQASPPQMLVNIQQKPVEAAPSGGVMYQQPQTTAMTGSVSVQNLSMQAQPPQQQQQHFQHSISVDDNALSMHQGFAVKKLPLENLKQISESASGRGSQVSTPQVDVKYDAQLQNLQHQLYSIPLTRTQTTAPSSPQANTTALEFPQQQQKPPQESLVTNAINKLQVESNSSAPGSGAATSEVLSPVIEVEPFADLKSKQLSDLNNQLKRINSRPDVIVETGECRIPPEIVEGAVAATAVAAAAAPPQKERRVSRFKVSVVTEPDRSKLVVAQPDGQEHNGERKDGEEAKKDSDYTSVINNTFDSLANILVGTLPPNTDFAPEVNKVKQHAVGTTAHHSHKHHVHNKKPTKSLSYSDLKKEIEYLLPIRRRPSDEGNPRKRLPNGRRMSKTFRLYPQIVVHPPDESLTSSLPDINASTDAHQVVINNVSDKNVSCPDLTDENLYNETVTVFTVGTLKRRKRKSTLTRRNSDGVHNFNKVKLVKRKRKKKGETPKELLKKNWKFKHSASMHNLKSNMATDESSFDNYHTIHGGFGNIEMFAFDDNLNSRTDSTEVAYKCCCGRKLCEAVVPIQQYLETYFVNKTKETFEEMLNRQKAELNALMEAHRKQQLEFMEFHRRQIEENKKM; encoded by the exons ATGGACACGTTCATTTTTGATCGCCACGTTTACGAAATGGATAAAGGGGAGAAAAG CGCCAATAGTCCGACCATTCCACGCAAGGGCAGCGAGGCAAGCACGACCAGCAAAAGCAGCACGAAAAGCTTCCATGGTTGGACGAAATCGCTGACCAGACACTCGTCGAAGGGGGCCGGCCACAAACGAACACTATCGAACGCATCCGCGAAACCATGCGACGTGGGGGAGGAGGCTGCGCAAGAAGTAGCCGCTTGCGGACCCTCCTCCCCTGCCCGAGCACAGCCCTGCCAGATCAGCACGCCAGTCAAGAACGACGCCCCCGCGCTGGGCAAATTCGACAGCATAGAGTACATCGATCAAACCTCCACGTCCCCCGAAGTGATAACGAACAAGGGCTACCACACCGTGGACGATGAGCGCGTCAAGACCAAGCCCAAACCCAAGGTCAAGTCGAAGCCGCTCGGCGGCAAGAAGAAGAGCAAGAAGGAGAAGGCGAAGAGCTCGTCGTTCAACAGCGAGGACGACGCCAGGAAGGAGGTCGCCGTCAAGACCGCCACCACCTCGGTGGTCACCACCAACGGCGTCACCACCACCACCAGCCTCAACCGCTACACCTTCACCAAGATCGACGATAACGAGTTCAACGCCGAGAAGAAGGAGAGGACGCACAGCTGCTCGTCCATACCGTACGACAACATCATCgagaatttggcaccgttcaGGAAGCGCTTCTGCAACATACAACTCTTCAACGAGAACGAGGATCGACGCAAATTTGACAAGCCCAAAG ACAAACCAATCAGGATCAGCAGCGAATTCCGTTCGGACATCGAGAAGATAATCGACGGCCTCATCGACATGGCTTTCCAGATAATCCAGAAGAACGGGCTCCAGGTGGAGAAGAGCACGAAGAAAAAGCTGTCGGCCGACCTGACCTACACCAACCGCCTCCGCTGCATCACCGGCGACGTCCTGACGCCTAAAATAGTGACGCACACGCCCTCCGCCGACAACCTTTTGGACGCGCGCAACTTCGTCGAAGAGTACGAGGAGTACCACGACTCGTGTTCGGAGATCCCCGACGCGACGTTGGCCGCAAACCAGGTGATCACCGAGCTGTCGGACAACGTGGACAGGATCATCGCCGAGAAGTTCAGGAACAAAAAGTCGGTGAAGCACGGAGGGGTCACCTGTCTGATACCCGTCGAGACCGACTCGAACGCCGAAGATGAGCCGGAGGCGCAGAACGACAAGAGGTTGTTGGAGGTGGGGACGCGGTACAACATCCCGAAAAACTTGTTCCTCAACACTGAGATGACGGAGATCACCGAGCAAACGATCGACGAGTTGCACAGGAACGACGAGAACGCGGAGAACAGCGGCGACATCGAGAAGCCTCTGGTGGTGGACCTGAACAGGCCGAAGGAGGACGACGACGACGTGTACAGGCCCATAGCGGTGAGTCCGGACGGGAGGTTCTTCAAGTACGAGGAGGAGATTGGGAGGGGGTCGTTCAAGACCGTCTACCGGGGCCTGGACACGCAGACCGGAGTCGCCGTCGCCTGGTGCGAGCTCCAGGAGAAGAAGCTGAACAAGGCCGAGCGGCAGCGGTTCCGAGAGGAAGCGGAGATGCTGAAGAAGCTCCAGCACCCGAACATCGTGCGCTTCTACAACTACTGGGAGACGCCCGGcaacaaaaagaagaacatcGTATTGGTCACCGAGCTGATGCTGAGCGGCACCCTCAAGACTTACCTGAGACGCTTCAAGAAGATCAACCCGAGAGTGTTGAAATCCTGGTGCCGCCAGATACTGAAAGGTTTGGCTTTCCTGCACTCGAGGTCGCCCCCCATCATCCACCGCGACCTCAAGTGCGACAACATCTTCATCACGGGCACTACGGGCCTGGTCAAGATCGGCGATCTAGGCCTGGCCACGTTGAAGAATCGCAGCTTCGCCAAATCC GTGATCGGCACTCCTGAATTCATGGCGCCGGAAATGTACGAGGAGCACTACGACGAAGGCGTCGACGTCTACGCCTTCGGCATGTGCATGTTGGAGATGGCCACCAGCGAATATCCGTATTCGGAGTGTACGGGGCCCGCTCAGATATACAAGAAGGTCATTTCG GGTGTCAAACCGGCGAGTTTCGAGAAGGTGCAGAATCCGGAGGTGAAGGACGTGATCGAGAGCTGCATAAGGCCCCGCAAGGAGGACAGGCCGAAGGTGAAGGATCTTTTGACCCACGCCTTCTTCGAGGAGGATTTCGGTCTGAAAGTGGAGGTGGTGTCTCAGGCTGACAATAAAGTGGTGTTTAGACTTCGAGTGATCGATCCGAAGAAACGCACCCACAAGCACAAGGAGAACGAGGCCATCCAGTTCGAGTTCGACTTGGAGACGGACAGGATCGACACCATTTCCGAAGAGATG GCGAAATCGGGAATAATCTTCGAGGAGGACGCCAAGACGGTGGCCCAGCTGTTGAAGGCTCAGATAGCTCTGATAAACAAAGAACGTGAGCAGAGGAACAAGGAGAAGGAAGCTCTGGCACAGCAGCTCCAGTACAGGCAGTACTTGCAGCAGCAAGTCGAACACATCTCCCAGCAACAGACTGCTGCCAATGTGGCCGTCCAACAGCAGCAACAGCAACTGGCCCAGCAGCAGGAGTACGCTCAGCAGCAGAGCATAGAACAGCAGTACCAGCAGGAACAGGTGCAGTATGTGCAGCAGAAGAGCGATCCGGGGATTGTACAGTACGCGATACAACCGGAACCGATGCAACAGCAACAGCAGCAGATATACCAACAGCAGGAGCCGCACCAGCAGAGTCCGCCGATCTTGCAGCGACAACAGTCGATGGAACCG AATTACGTCGTAGAAGGGTACCCCCAACAGGCGGAGTACCTGCAGGTGCAGCAGAACGACAGCCAGCAGCACAAGCTGTCGAGCATCTCGCAGCCGGAGCTGTTGCACGCGATGCCCTCGCAGACCGAGCACAGATTGAGCGTGGACAGTCAGTTGGAAGCTCACAGTCAGAGCATCATACAGGAACAACAGAACTACCAACAGCAGCCGTACCAACAGAACTACCAGCAGCAGCAGCCCGCGCAGAATTACCAACAACAGCAGCAACAGCCGGCGCAGAATTACCAACAGCAGCAGCCGCAACAACCGGCGCAAAATTATCAGCAGCCGCAGCAACCTGCTCAGAGTTACCAGCCACCGCAGCAACCGGCGCCGCAGAATTACCAGCAGCAGCAGCAACCTGCGCAGAATTACCAGCAACAGCAGCAAACGGCGCCGCAGAGTTATCCGCAACAACAAACAGCGCCTCAGAATTATCAGCAGCAGCAACAACCGGCGCAGAATTTTCAACAGCCACAGCAGCCACAACCCGCGCAGAATTTTCAACAGCAACCCGCTCAGAACTATCAGCAGCAACAGCCCGCGCAGAATTACCAGCAGACTTATCAGACTCAGCAGAGTTACGCGGAACAACCTGTCATTCACGGACAGAGAGTGTCGACGGTGGCGCCGCCCAATATACAGCAGCAGGAGTACACGCAACAGCAGCAGCAGAAGAATATATTGATACAACAACAACAGCAAAATTATCAGCAACCGGCTGCGACttatcaacaacaacaaccgcCACCGGTCTACCAACAGCAGCAGAGCTACATACAGCCAAAAGTCGAACAGAGTTATCCGGAACCGCAACAGCCGCAGCAGCAACCGCCGCCCCAACAGTTCGTTCAACAGCAATCGGTCGATCACTCCGCGCAGCAGATGTACCAACAACAACAGCAGTTTCACAATTATGTGGACCCGCAACAACAGCAGCAGCAGCAACAG GTGATGTCGCAGCCGACGCCGCAGCAACAGCCGCCTGCGGAACTCGTCGAGCAGCAGCACCCGGGCGGACACCGCCTCTCCGGCGAAGTGCCGCCCCCCATGAACCTGGTGGAGCTGCAGCAGAAGCTCGCCCAGCAGCATCGCGTCTCGACGGCGTCCCTGCCGCCGATGGCCACGTTCGAGGCGGCGCCGGTCGACAGTCGCCGGTTGTCGACCGTCTCGCAGCCGCCCTCGATGCAGGAATACGTACAACAGCAGCAGATCCCCGAGAAGGATCCGCTCGACGAGTTGCCGAACAAAGACGAAAGCAAAGAGGACGTCTCGACATCGGAACAAGTAAGTGAAGAGACCTCGACCGAGGACAAGCCCAAGCCTCGGAAGCATCGTTCCTCGTCGTCCAGACAACAGTTGGTCGTCCAGAACGTCCATCCGGACGGGACGGTCGAATGTCAGCTGCTTTGCAAACAGAAAACGATTAGTTTTAAGTTTAACAGGTATGACACGTCGCCGGCCGACATCATCGACGGCATGATCAAACAGGAGTTGCTGAAGACGGGACCGCACAAGCACCTCAACGATCACCTCAAGGACGTCATGGAACAACTCAAAAAGAATCCGGACAAGGTGCCAGATACTCAGAAACCCTACGTGCAGAAG GTCAGGCATGCCTCGCTGACGAGATATTCTcataaaaaaacacacagaAGACACAGATCC CGCGACGACAGCAGCGGCCAAATGTTGATCAAACCGGGCTACGATACTTACGAAGATACCTTCCAAGGTTTGAAGAGTACTCTGTCGGAGAAGCTCACACAGAATTTACGATGCAGGGAAAGCTTGAATAGTAGCGGAACAGTCTCGAGGAAAACTAGTACCGCAAGCGATTACACCCCGGAAAACACGTACGTTTCCAATAATCGTGTGGATCAATCGACGACGGTGTCGTTCTCTAGTGACACCTGTGTTTCCGCGTTGAAACACCCGGCGGAAGTCGTGGAGGATGCGGTGAAAACGGAACCGGACGGTCATCACGAAATCGTGAAGGACGAGTTGAACGACAGTCTGAAGAGGAAGGACGTGAAGCTGTTGCCCGGCCAGAAGGTCGATTTGAAGGTGATAATATTGAGAACCGAAGCTGAAGCTCACGGAGAGGAGATCGAACAGCCGAAAGAGGAGGTCGAGAAGGTCGAAGAGAAGGTGGAAGTTGCGGTGTTAAAAGTGCCGCAGAGGAAGATCTCTAGATTTTTAGTGAGTCCGGTGCTGTCGGGCGAGTTAGATCTGCCAAAAGACAAGGATTTCGGTAGCGGGACTCCGGAAGTCACTCCCGAAGAAGATTCCGCGACCAAATCTGACGCTTTGAGAAAGACCTCGGCTCCGGTCGAGTCTACCAGCAAAGGTCTGGACGTGGACAAACCCAACGAGCAAAAGGTGAGCGTTTGTTCGTTGAAGGAAGAATCCACGACTAGCAAAGAGGAGCCCGCGATCATGTGCGGCCCCGAAATGATCAACACTCTCGAACAATTGAAGATTAGTTTGGACAATCTCAAGAACAGCATGCACCCGAAGAAAGAGTCATCGGAGACTGATCCCAAGAAAATCATAGTAGGAACAGCCAACCAGCAACAGTTTATCGCAGCAGCCGTCACCACCTTCGGTACGCAACAGCAACCGATGGTGCAAATGCCTCAGATACCTCCGCAACAGCAGAACGTGGCGGTCACTCAACCTCCCGTCGCTGTCGCTCAACAACCGCCACCGCAACAGTACGCGCCACCACCACAACAGAATCTCATCCTACAACAGCAACCGAATTATCAACAACCGGTGTCTCAAGCGTCGCCGCCTCAAATGCTGGTGAACATACAGCAGAAGCCGGTGGAGGCGGCGCCGTCCGGGGGCGTCATGTACCAACAGCCGCAAACCACCGCCATGACAGGATCGGTTTCGGTGCAGAACCTGTCGATGCAAGCCCAACCGCCGCAGCAGCAACAACAACACTTTCAACACTCGATTTCCGTCGACGACAACGCCCTCAGCATGCATCAAGGATTCGCGGTGAAGAAGTTGCCCTTGGAGAATTTGAAACAGATTTCCGAGAG CGCATCCGGGAGGGGCAGTCAGGTGTCCACCCCCCAGGTGGACGTCAAGTACGACGCGCAGCTCCAAAATTTGCAACATCAGCTGTATTCGATCCCGCTGACCAGGACCCAGACTAcg GCGCCGTCTAGTCCCCAAGCCAACACGACGGCTCTGGAATTTCCGCAACAGCAGCAGAAACCGCCCCAAGAATCTCTCGTCACGAACGCCATCAATAAA CTCCAAGTAGAGTCGAATTCGAGCGCTCCGGGCAGCGGCGCTGCCACCTCGGAAGTGCTCTCGCCTGTCATAGAGGTGGAACCGTTCGCCGACCTCAAATCCAAACAGCTGTCAGACCTCAACAACCAACTGAAACGGATCAACTCGCGTCCCGACGTCATCGTCGAAACAGGTGAGTGCCGCATACCGCCGGAGATCGTGGAGGGAGCAGTTGCGGCGACGGCGGTGGCTGCAGCGGCGGCACCGCCCCAGAAGGAAAGAAGGGTGTCAAGGTTCAAGGTCAGCGTGGTGACGGAACCGGACAGGAGCAAGCTGGTGGTGGCCCAGCCGGACGGTCAGGAGCACAACGGGGAGAGGAAGGACGGGGAGGAGGCGAAGAAAGATTCGGATTACACTTCTGTCATCAACAACACTTTCGACAGTCTTGCCAACATCCTGGTAGGGACTTTGCCGCCGAACACAG ATTTTGCGCCGGAAGTGAACAAAGTCAAa CAGCATGCAGTTGGCACCACTGCACATCATTCTCATAAACATCATGTTCATAACAAAAAACCGACAAAATCGTTGTCTTATTCCGATTTAAAAAAGGAAATCGAATATCTTCTCCCCATCCGGCGGAGGCCCTCCGACGAGGGCAACCCCAGAAAGAGACTCCCCAACGGCAGGCGCATGTCGAAGACGTTCCGCCTGTACCCCCAGATCGTGGTGCACCCCCCTGACGAATCTTTGACGTCGAGCTTGCCGGACATAAACGCGAGCACGGACGCACACCAGGTCGTCATAAATAACGTGAGCGACAAGAACGTCAGTTGTCCGGATTTGACAGACGAAAATCTGTACAACGAGACCGTGACTGTGTTCACGGTCGGCACTTTGAAAAGGCGAAAGCGCAAAAGCACGCTGACGAGGCGCAACAGCGACGGGGTGCACAACTTCAACAAGGTGAAGTTGgtgaagagaaagaggaagaagaAGGGCGAGACGCCCAAAGAGCTGTTGAAGAAGAACTGGAAGTTCAAACATTCCGCTTCGATGCATAACCTTAAAAGTAACATGGCGACGGACGAGAGCAGTTTCGATAATTATCACACGATACACGGGGGTTTCGGTAATATCGAGATGTTCGCGTTCGACGACAATTTAAACAGTCGCACGGACAGCACCGAGGTCGCTTACAAATGTTGTTGCGGGAGGAAACTGTGCGAAGCAGTGGTGCCAATCCAGCAATATTTGGAAACGTATTTCGTCAACAAGACG AAAGAGACTTTTGAGGAGATGTTGAATAGACAAAAGGCTGAATTGAATGCTTTGATGGAGGCTCATCGTAAGCAACAATTGGAATTCATGG AGTTTCACAGAAGACAAATTGAAG aaaataagaaaatgtgA